Within the Achromobacter spanius genome, the region ACAGCGCGTCTTCCCAGGCGCGCCGAAAGTCCAGGTCGCGCGGGGCCGCGCCGCCCGGCCAGCCGCGCACGAAGCCGGCGTAGGCGTCGTTCAGCCACGTGCGCAGTTGCTGGCGGAAGGCGGCGTCGTCAGTGGCCGCGATGGTCTGCGCCGCGCCATCCTGCGCCGCGCTGTCTTGCGTGGCGTGTTCCTGTCGACCCATTCCTGCTACTCCAGTCGAATATTGGATTCGCGCGCCACCTTGGCCCAGGTGCTTACGTCTTGCCGGATGAAGGCGGAGAAGGCCTTGGGATCGCTGCCGATGATGTCCAGCCCCAGGCCCGTGAACTTCGCCTTCACCTCGGGCTGCGCCAGAATCTGCGCCAGGCTCTGGTAGAGCTTGTCGATCGCGGCTTGCGGCGTGCCCGCCGGCGCCACCAGACCCAACCACGGCATGGCCGAATAGCCCGGCAGCCCGGACGCCGCCACGGTCGGCAGGTCCGGCACGGAAGCCGAGGGCTTCGTGGTCGTCACTGCCAGCGCGCGCAACTTGCCGTCCTTGACGAACGGGCCCGACGAAGCCCAGGCGTCGAACATCACCTGGATGCGTCCGGCCACCAGATCGTTCAACGCGGGCGCGCTGCCCTTGTACGGAATATGCGCCATCTGCACGCCGGCCATGCTGTTGAAGAGTTCGGCCTCAAGATGCGTGGAGCTGCCAGCGCCCACCGAGCCATAGCTGACCTTGCCGGGGTTGGCTTTCAGATAGGCGATGAGCTCACCCACGTTCTTGGCCGGAACCGACGGATGCACCTCCAGCACATGCACCACCGAGGCCACCTGGCTGACCGGCGCGAAATCCTTGATGGGGTCGTAGTTGACCTTGGCGTAGATGCTGGGCGCGATGCCCAGCGACGACGCCGCCATCAGCAGCGTGTAGCCGTCGGGCGCGGCGCGCGACACGTAGTCGGACGCAATCATCGTGCCCCCGCCCGGCTTGTTTTCCACAATGACGGTCTGGCCCAGCTTGGCCGTCAACTGCTCGGCCAGCAGGCGGCTCATGATGTCCGTCGCGCCACCAGGCGAAAACGGCACCACGATACGCACGGGGCGGTTGGGATACGGGTCCTGGGCGTGCGATGGACCTGTCACGCCAATGCAGGCCAGCGCCACGCCGGCCAATAGTCTTTTCATCATGCTTGTCTCCTCCTGGGGGATGCGCTTGCGCGGTGTGCGCGGTTGCACTACGGGGTTGCGGGCAGGATCAGCGCGTCCAGTACCGCAACGCCTTGTCCCGCCTCTTTGATCAGCAAGGGATTGACTTCAATTTCCGCCACGTTCGCCGGCGCGGCCAGCATGGCGTTGCCCACGGCGACGATACTTCGGCAAGCCGCCGCCAGATCGGCGCGCGGCTTACCCCGGTAGCCGTCCAGCAGCGCAAACGCCTTCAGCTCGCGCAGCATCTGCATGGCCATGTCTTCGTCCACGGGCAGCAGCCGGTGGCTGGTGTCTTGATAGATCTCCGTCAGCACGCCGCCCAGCCCCACGGTCAGCACGGGACCAAAGACCGGGTCGCGCGTGGCACCCACGATCAACTCGGCCACGCCGCGTTCCATTTTCTGCACCAGCACGCCGTCGATGCGGGCATCCGGTTGCGCGGCCGCCGCCGAATGCAGGATCTGTTCGCGCGCAGCCATGACGGCGTCGTCATCCGCCAGGCCCAGCGCCACGCCGCCCACGTCCGTCTTGTGCGCGATGTCGGCGCTAAGGATCTTCAAGGCCACGGGATAGCCCGCGGCGCGCGCATCGGCCACGGCTTCGTCGGCACTACGCGCCGGGCGAGCCTGGGCCTGCGGCAGACCGAAGGCGGCCAGGTAGGCGCGTGCATCGGCTTCGTTGCAGGGCAGCGCCGGCACCGCCGCCGCATCCAGGCGGGGCGCGGGCGCAATGCGATGACTACCGCGCGCTTCGCACCACAGCAGATAAGGCGCCAGCGCGGACACCGCCTGCCCCAGGTCTTCAAACACGGCCACCTCGGCTTCGCGCAAGGCCGCGCGGCTTTGGGCCAGGCCGGTATCGATGGCGATGAACAGGCGCGCATGCTGGCGCGACGCCTCGGCCAAGGCATCGGCCATGCGGTCCAGCATGTAGCCGGGTGCATAGACCACCACCGCGTCGATGGCGTCGGTGGTGGCCAGCGCTTGCAGCACCGTGCGCACGAAGTCGGGGTCGTTGACCACGTTGCCGGTTACGTCCACCGGGTTGCCAACCATGCCGTAATCGGGAATGCCCCCGCGCAGCACGGACTGCAAGTCTTCGGGCAGATCGGGCAAGTCCAGGCCCGCGCCGATGAACTTGTCGGCCAGGATCGCGCCCAGCGCGCCCGACATCGTCAACACCGCCACGCGCTTGCCGGCGCTGCGGTGGCGCAGCGTGGCCAGGCTGGCCAGGTGCGCCATCTGCGCAAAGTCGGTGGCTTCAATCACGTTCAGTTGACGAAACGCCGCCGCATACACGCGCCGGTCACCCGCCAGCGCCGACGTGTGCGAACGCACGGCCTGCGCGCCCTTGTCGGTGTTGCCGGCCTTCAGCGCAATCAGCAGCTTGCCCTGGCGTTCCAGTTCGCGGCAGGCCCGCACGAAGCGTTCGCCGTCACGCAGTTGTTCGATATAGCCCAGCACGATTTCCGTGCTCGGATCGCCCGCCAGATATTCCAGGTACTGTGAGAAATCCAGGCAGGCTTCATTGCCGGTGTTGATGAAATGCGAGAAAGGCAGGTCAAGCCGGCGCGCGATGGCGTACACCGCCGCGCACACATTGCCGCTTTGCGTCAGCAGGCTGACCACGCCCGGCCCGGACTGCGCCGGCGCGGTCTTGAACACCGACGCAAACGCCGTGTGCGCCTGCGTGTTCAAGTTGGCGAAACCCATGCAGTTGGGCCCGGCCACGGCCATGCCGCTTTGCGCCACGAAGGCTTCCAGTTCGTCTTGCAGGCGCGCGCCCTCACCGCCCGCTTCCGCAAAACCCGCCGCATAGACGATGGCCGCGCGCACGCCCTTGGCGTGGCAGCGGCGCAGCATCGGCGTGACATCGGCCGCGGCAATCGCCAGCACCGCCAGGTCCACCGGCTCGGGCACGGATTCAATGTCGGGCCAGCAGCGCTTGCCGAACACTTCCTGGTACTTCGGGTTGACCGGATAGATGCCGCCCGCGTAGCCAAAGCGCGTCAGCAATTCCAGCGGCATGCCGCCAATGCGGCCCGCGTTGGCGCTGGCGCCGATCATCGCGATGGAGTGCGGATCCAGCAGGCAATCCAGCGCGGGCCTCATGCCGTTTCGCCCTTCTTGTTGCGCTGAATGGCTTGCGCCAGGCCGCGCTCGCGCACCGCCTGGAATTCTTCGCTCAGGTGCGACAGTTGATGCGTGTCAAAGTGGGCCGATAGCGCGGTGCGAAAGCCTTGCGCATCGGCGGTGCGGTTCAACGACCGCTTGATCAGCCGCAGCCCGAACGGCGGCGCCTGCGCGATGCGTCGCGCCAACGCCAACGTGGCGTCGTCCAGCTCGGCCTCGGGCACCACGCGGTTCACCATGCCGATGCGCAGCGCTTCCTGGGCGTCGACCTTTTCGCCGGTGTAGAGCATTTCCTTGGCTTTGCGCAGGCCCATCACCCAGGGGTGGATCAGCACTTCGGTGGCGGCGGCGGCAAGCGTGTGGCCGACCGGGTCGGAGAAGTACGCCGTGTCGGCGCACACGACCAGGTCGCACATATTGGCGATCATGAATCCGCCGGCCACGCAGGCGCCCTGCACCTGGGCCACCGTGGGCTTGGGAAAGTCCCAGATGCGCAGGCAGTAGCCGTAATAGCGGCGCGATTCATATTCCCAGCGCTCTTCCACGGTGAAGTCCGCGCGCTTGGCCTGCGCTTCTTTCAAGTCGTGGCCCGCCGAGAAATGCGCGCCGCGCCCGGCCAGCACCACCACCCGGACGGCGTCGTCCTGCTCGGCGCGGGTCAGGGCGTCGTCCAGCTCATCCAGCATCTGCTGGCTTTGGGCGTTGCGCGCGGACTCGCGCGCCAGGCTGATGCGGCAGACCGAGTCGTGGTGCTCGACGGCCAGGGTGGCGTATTCCATAGTCTCCTCGTCTCTTGCTGAGCCCGGACTCGCGTGGCCCGGGTCGGTGGGATCGCAGCGATAGCACTGCATCGATTTGATTGAATTAACGCACCTTGAATCCTAGAATACAAAATAATCAATCGATTTTTCCCACAATATGAACAAGATAATGGCTACCGGCGGGACTCAAAGCATGCGTCGGGCCTTGGGGTTGCTGCGCGTGCTGGCGCAACACCAGGAAGACGGCATCGACCTGCAAGGCGTCATGACGGCTACCGGGCTGGAACGCTCGACTGCCCATCGCCTGTTGAGCTGCCTGCTGGAAGAACAATTCGCTGAACGCGACGGCCGCACCCGGCGCTACCGCCTGGGCGTGGATTCCATGCAATTGGGCTTTGCCGCGCTGCGCCGCACGCCGCTGCTGGACGCGCTGCGCCCCTTCGCGCAGAAGTTGGCGCGGCTGTCGGGCGACACGGTGTTTCTGGTGATCCGCCAGGGCGACTACGCGCTGTGCCTGCTGCGCGAGGCCGGTTCGTTTCCGGTGAAGGTATTCACCATCGATCAGGGCGAGCGCCGACTGCTGGGCGTGGGTGCGGGCGGCCTGGCGCTGATGGCCAGCCTGGCGGATGAAGAGATTGCGTCACTGTATGCGCGGCACGCGGCCAGCTATGCGCAGATCGGGGTATCAAGCACGGCCTTGATGAAGGCCGTGAAGCAGACACGCGCGGCGGGGTATTCCGAGATCGTGGACACGATCACGCCGGGCGTTTCGGGGGTGGGGGTGGCGTTTCCGGTGTCGGAACTGACGTGGGTGGCGTTCAGCTTCGGCGCCATCAGCAGCCGGCTGGATGCGCCGCGCCGCGCCAAGATGGGGGCACTGCTGCACGCCGAATGCCTGGCCTGGGCACAGGACTATCTGGGTCATGAATGATGGACACGCGCCCCGCGTGAAGGCGAGGCGCGTGCAGTCAGCAACTTAAATGCGCTCGAAAATAGCTGCGATGCCCTGCCCGCCGCCGATGCACATCGTCACCAGCGCGTAGCGCCCGCCCACGCGTTGCAACTCGTGCAACGCCTTGACGGTGATGATCGCGCCGGTG harbors:
- a CDS encoding IclR family transcriptional regulator, which encodes MNKIMATGGTQSMRRALGLLRVLAQHQEDGIDLQGVMTATGLERSTAHRLLSCLLEEQFAERDGRTRRYRLGVDSMQLGFAALRRTPLLDALRPFAQKLARLSGDTVFLVIRQGDYALCLLREAGSFPVKVFTIDQGERRLLGVGAGGLALMASLADEEIASLYARHAASYAQIGVSSTALMKAVKQTRAAGYSEIVDTITPGVSGVGVAFPVSELTWVAFSFGAISSRLDAPRRAKMGALLHAECLAWAQDYLGHE
- a CDS encoding Bug family tripartite tricarboxylate transporter substrate binding protein, whose amino-acid sequence is MMKRLLAGVALACIGVTGPSHAQDPYPNRPVRIVVPFSPGGATDIMSRLLAEQLTAKLGQTVIVENKPGGGTMIASDYVSRAAPDGYTLLMAASSLGIAPSIYAKVNYDPIKDFAPVSQVASVVHVLEVHPSVPAKNVGELIAYLKANPGKVSYGSVGAGSSTHLEAELFNSMAGVQMAHIPYKGSAPALNDLVAGRIQVMFDAWASSGPFVKDGKLRALAVTTTKPSASVPDLPTVAASGLPGYSAMPWLGLVAPAGTPQAAIDKLYQSLAQILAQPEVKAKFTGLGLDIIGSDPKAFSAFIRQDVSTWAKVARESNIRLE
- a CDS encoding acetate--CoA ligase family protein; this translates as MRPALDCLLDPHSIAMIGASANAGRIGGMPLELLTRFGYAGGIYPVNPKYQEVFGKRCWPDIESVPEPVDLAVLAIAAADVTPMLRRCHAKGVRAAIVYAAGFAEAGGEGARLQDELEAFVAQSGMAVAGPNCMGFANLNTQAHTAFASVFKTAPAQSGPGVVSLLTQSGNVCAAVYAIARRLDLPFSHFINTGNEACLDFSQYLEYLAGDPSTEIVLGYIEQLRDGERFVRACRELERQGKLLIALKAGNTDKGAQAVRSHTSALAGDRRVYAAAFRQLNVIEATDFAQMAHLASLATLRHRSAGKRVAVLTMSGALGAILADKFIGAGLDLPDLPEDLQSVLRGGIPDYGMVGNPVDVTGNVVNDPDFVRTVLQALATTDAIDAVVVYAPGYMLDRMADALAEASRQHARLFIAIDTGLAQSRAALREAEVAVFEDLGQAVSALAPYLLWCEARGSHRIAPAPRLDAAAVPALPCNEADARAYLAAFGLPQAQARPARSADEAVADARAAGYPVALKILSADIAHKTDVGGVALGLADDDAVMAAREQILHSAAAAQPDARIDGVLVQKMERGVAELIVGATRDPVFGPVLTVGLGGVLTEIYQDTSHRLLPVDEDMAMQMLRELKAFALLDGYRGKPRADLAAACRSIVAVGNAMLAAPANVAEIEVNPLLIKEAGQGVAVLDALILPATP
- a CDS encoding enoyl-CoA hydratase; translated protein: MEYATLAVEHHDSVCRISLARESARNAQSQQMLDELDDALTRAEQDDAVRVVVLAGRGAHFSAGHDLKEAQAKRADFTVEERWEYESRRYYGYCLRIWDFPKPTVAQVQGACVAGGFMIANMCDLVVCADTAYFSDPVGHTLAAAATEVLIHPWVMGLRKAKEMLYTGEKVDAQEALRIGMVNRVVPEAELDDATLALARRIAQAPPFGLRLIKRSLNRTADAQGFRTALSAHFDTHQLSHLSEEFQAVRERGLAQAIQRNKKGETA